A region from the Rufibacter sp. DG15C genome encodes:
- the ftsA gene encoding cell division protein FtsA: MQNNDKIVVGLDIGTTKICALVGRKNEYGKLEILGMGKAVSEGVVRGMVSNIDKTVDAIKKAIRQAEEQSGIDIKVVNVGIAGQHIKSLQHNGSITRTSTDSEITVEDINRLTNDMYRLVTPPGSEIIHVMPQDYKVDYEDGIMDPVGMSGVRLEGNFHIITAQSNAIHNINKCVNRAGLEIEQLILEPLASCMSVLSDEEREAGVALIDIGGGTTDLAIFKDNIIRHTTVLPFGGNIITSDIKQGCMVMQNQAEQLKVRFGKAIADEASDNEIVSIPGLRDRTPKEISLKNLAYIIEARMEEIVELVYSEIVRSGYANQLAAGIVITGGGAQLQNLVQLVEYLTGLDARLGYPNEHLGKSKIDSVKSPMYATTVGLVLAGYQALDERANRYTEINNTSEARLVNEARPAQQKASSNGVGFFKNIVDRTKSLLIDDFDDKQQNY; encoded by the coding sequence ATGCAGAACAACGATAAAATAGTTGTAGGCTTAGACATTGGGACTACCAAGATCTGCGCTTTAGTGGGTCGGAAGAACGAGTATGGCAAACTTGAGATTCTAGGCATGGGTAAAGCCGTGTCTGAGGGCGTAGTGCGCGGCATGGTGAGCAACATTGACAAAACCGTGGACGCCATCAAGAAAGCCATCCGTCAGGCAGAGGAGCAATCTGGTATTGATATCAAGGTGGTCAACGTTGGTATTGCCGGACAGCATATCAAAAGTCTGCAACACAACGGTAGCATCACCCGCACCTCCACTGACAGTGAAATCACGGTAGAAGACATCAACCGTCTAACCAATGACATGTACCGTCTGGTGACCCCCCCGGGTAGTGAGATCATCCATGTAATGCCACAAGATTACAAAGTGGACTATGAGGACGGCATCATGGACCCAGTGGGAATGTCTGGCGTGCGCCTGGAAGGCAACTTCCACATCATCACGGCCCAGTCTAACGCCATCCACAACATCAACAAATGCGTGAACCGCGCCGGTCTGGAGATTGAGCAATTGATCTTGGAACCGTTGGCGTCTTGTATGTCTGTGCTCAGCGATGAAGAGCGCGAAGCCGGTGTGGCCCTCATTGACATTGGAGGCGGTACCACAGACCTGGCTATTTTTAAAGACAACATCATCCGTCATACCACGGTGCTTCCGTTTGGCGGCAACATTATTACCTCAGACATCAAACAGGGCTGCATGGTCATGCAGAACCAGGCTGAGCAATTGAAAGTACGTTTTGGAAAAGCCATTGCAGATGAAGCCTCTGATAATGAGATAGTTTCAATTCCTGGCTTAAGAGATAGAACTCCAAAAGAAATTTCTCTCAAAAATCTTGCTTATATTATTGAAGCAAGAATGGAGGAGATTGTTGAACTCGTTTACTCTGAAATTGTTAGAAGCGGGTATGCCAACCAATTAGCGGCAGGTATTGTCATCACGGGTGGTGGTGCGCAATTGCAGAATTTGGTGCAGCTGGTAGAGTATTTGACTGGCCTTGATGCCCGCTTAGGATATCCTAATGAGCATTTGGGTAAGAGCAAGATTGATTCAGTGAAGAGCCCCATGTATGCCACCACCGTTGGATTGGTGCTAGCCGGCTACCAGGCCCTGGACGAGCGCGCCAACCGTTACACTGAGATAAATAACACCTCAGAGGCACGATTGGTGAACGAAGCCAGACCTGCGCAACAAAAAGCTTCCTCTAATGGAGTAGGCTTCTTTAAAAATATTGTAGACCGCACCAAAAGCTTGTTGATTGATGATTTCGATGACAAGCAGCAAAATTATTAA
- a CDS encoding cell division protein FtsQ/DivIB, with translation MKKGEIDLKRLELRIKSHKFVREAEVYHDLDGNINVLVKQNRPIARLLSAQRDVYLDEEGNVLPLSSLYTAHVIPVTSSAVKPTLATSFFQDSVGRPYLELLRFIEQDPFWDAQLAHMDIDAKGKVSFLTQVGDQRIEFGKPNHMEEKFRKLFIFYKEVLPVVGWEKYSRLNVEYKDQIICE, from the coding sequence ATGAAAAAAGGGGAGATTGACCTCAAGCGACTTGAATTGCGAATTAAATCGCATAAATTTGTAAGAGAAGCGGAGGTTTATCACGATCTTGACGGTAATATCAACGTCTTGGTCAAGCAAAACAGACCCATTGCCCGGTTACTCAGCGCGCAACGTGATGTGTACCTGGACGAAGAAGGAAATGTGCTGCCTCTGTCTTCATTGTACACGGCGCATGTCATTCCTGTGACGTCGTCTGCTGTGAAACCAACCCTTGCCACCTCCTTTTTTCAGGATTCAGTGGGCAGGCCATACCTGGAGCTTTTACGCTTCATTGAGCAGGACCCCTTCTGGGATGCTCAGCTGGCCCATATGGACATAGATGCCAAAGGCAAAGTGAGTTTTTTAACGCAGGTAGGCGACCAGCGCATTGAGTTTGGCAAGCCCAACCACATGGAGGAGAAGTTCAGGAAGCTGTTCATCTTCTACAAAGAGGTGTTGCCAGTAGTAGGGTGGGAGAAATACAGCCGCCTGAATGTGGAGTACAAGGATCAGATTATTTGTGAATAG